Part of the Vigna unguiculata cultivar IT97K-499-35 chromosome 3, ASM411807v1, whole genome shotgun sequence genome, CTAGGGGAAAAGGCTGATTTTTCAGAAGTTAGACATCAAATGCATATTGTTTCATTAGGTTCCGTTGTGTATttcaaaaaaaagttattttatattagtcTGATGGTAGGCTGTTATTAAGTTTTATAGGAGCTGTCAttgttcaaaattaaaaatgcctGATATGAAGGGGGTGGGAAAATATGTGCATTTGGAAGTTCTATGGGCAGAGTTATTCCCTTTAGGAGCTGTTACAACAATAGGACAGTTTTTGCTTCAGTTTCCATTCAATTACTGCGCCTAAATATCCAGTTTCAATGTACTAACATAATATCCCCTAGGATTTGGTTTTTGATTGAGCATTATCAGACAATTCATCACAAGTAGATCAAGCCTTCTGCTATTGCATTCTCTCCCAATAAGATACTTTGAATGTCCTCTGACAAAAATTTGTCATGATGGTTTATTCTACATATCCTAATTGTTTGAAAATTTCATAACTCCCACTTGGAATAACATATCATCAAAAAATGATTATCCTGCCTTGACTGCTTCAatgaaaacaattaaacaaGCCTTTGCCGTGCCTTCTATTAAACACTGTATATCATCCTAAACCCAGATTAAAGACAAAAGTTGTATACATAGTCATCTCACAACAGAAAACGGTATAACATAGACGAATGATAGAATTGTGAGATAGATCCTGCTAACaataattgtatatataagCATCTAATAAGTTGATTGAAACAAGAATGACTGTCTTTTGAAAGCAAAACACCAATATTAGTTCACAATAGAGAAAGAAAGTCCCAGGGGAAAGTTTTAAGAATTGGAGATTACCGTCCATGGACTGCGAGAGCTGAAACACCAGTTTTCTCAATTCTTTTGGCCAATTCCACAGTCTCATGTGGTGATTTTAGGAGTCGGATCTTACAAGTTACGGGTGTGTTCAAATTCCTTCTTAATGTTGTTAAGATCTAGCATTTTAAAGAGAAAGGATTCAAACGTGTTAAAGAAGCACAATCAGAAATACAACAATTTATAAAGACTTACATCATGAATAAGCTCTGGTTTGGACAGCAGAGCAGCACCCATCCCACCACTCACAGAAAATGCCTTCGGGCAACCCATGTTAATATCTATGGCAGCAACATCATTACACCTGCAGCCAGTCATAGcatataaaaatggaaaaaagaaacaaaataaacactTAAATACATTGCTTTTTCAGTGCAGAAAAGCTACATGCAATGATCTTGTACAGCAACTTCGGTGCACATAAGAAAGCATACATACTTCAAAACAGAATATTAAATCTGTTCATTCGGTCTATGTATTTGGAATCGGGAGAGAAAAAGATCTTCCAGCAAATCGTTACTATGACTAAGACAGCAACATTTTAATCTATATCTGAATAGGTTTTCACTTTTCAGTCTTATATATACtaagatcaataaaaaataaaaaattaagaaccaacaacaacaatatcAGCCAAGCCACATCTTACTGGATGTGTTTTTCCCTACAGGACATAACTGACCCCATTGGGAAATCAGTCAATGAAAAGTATGTACAGCGCacaactattttttatacagAGAAGTAAAAGCAAAACGGGTATATCAACTTCAGCGTAAAGAGGGAACCCAAATGCACAATTAACTTACACTAACTGAGCAGCAGTTAGGGCTCTCACAGCATCAGATGTGCCTATTTGAAATACAACCCTATCCTTTTCTTCATCGCAGGTTCTAAAAACAACACTATCTGTTCCCTTCTCCACAAAGTCGGTGCATCCAATGAGTTCTGACAaagaattaacaaaaaaaaagacctTTCTTAGTATATTAAATCTAAATAAGAAAAACCACAGGCATATGAATGATTAGCTATCTCTCCAACAGTTCCAATAAAATCTTAGCAGTTGACATCTTGCcaccacaaaaaataaataagcatCGACATTCATCACCactatttcatttcatttgcgCATGTATACAACAGTAGAACTGAATTCTagcataatttatttatttcacattGGTTCAAGTAGAAAAAGAGTATAAAATACTACATTTATAAGAAGAGGGTGCAATTGAGAGACAGAAAGAGGCGTAGTTGTGTACCGTTGATTCGACGGTCGCACTTGAGCATCTTATGATCAATAATTTCCTCACCGTAAGTGATATCTGCACCATATTGAGCAGCTAGTAATCTAAATGGGAGAGTGCCCTACCAAAGAaagttagaaaacaaaaaaggcAGATATAACGATATGAATGTTGCGGTTTGGTTTGGAAGTTGAAAATGGTAGTTTAGAGAGAATGAAAAGGAAGTTGAACTCACAACGCGAACCATGGGAGCGAGAACGAGTTTGTTGCGGTAATCCATAATTGTAGGGTTGACGAATGCCTAGTTCCCAATTTGCCCGGGGCAATTCGGCCAGAGTGGCGAGAATAGATAAAGGATCGAAGATGCAAAATCTAAGAGTTCAAatacaattttcttttgttgagtCAAAACGAGTCCCGTTATTTCTTTGCTACCACTGAAAACGCGGTTTACAACACCCTGTAATATGAGAATTCGATTAAAGATAATCAGTTATTTGAGTTAGTTGTTTTatctcataaattaaaaaaaaaaaaaaaaaaaactattcgaACAAATTAGCATACCAAAAGAATAATTGTttgaattaattgaaataatttgttcttaaatttttgtAGAAGAAAAATCCATTCTATTAATATCTCGTAAAGGGAGATTTATTTATACGACCAATATCCGATCACACATTACCTAcgttgttgatcattttagctGATTCGTGCTATTCATACAATAAGATTAGGAATAACATCGTGGCTTCCGTTTACAAAATATTCGttggttttttaaaatttgcagaattcataaatatttgcaaatattttaaaaaaattatagattttaaaaataaaatttaaaataaactttaaaaaatagaaaataatgtaaattaaatataaatttaatttaatttgataaaatataaattaaaatttaatttaatttaacataataaaatataaattaaattctaattttaattttttacatgtaaTGATATCCGCCGGTACGGGTATAATGATACTTGCACCTCACTTGTTTATAAGCggatattaaataatttgttatctCTTACTCGTGAGTACCCGTTTAAAGTATTTACTTACTACTCGTAGCGGATTTTATCTGCGGATACCTACGAACATCGATATTTGTTTCATCCCTAAACACAACATCATTAAGCTTgcatgtatattattttatatctcaAAGACTCACAAAAAGACTTATTTGTTAATGCAACAAGTGATCTTCAATTCAAGGCCTTCAATGACTCAAATTTAGTAGGCTGCTCATAAACTCAACCGTTTGTCACAAGTTACATCATCTATCTTGGACAATCCCCTATATCCTTGAAGTCTAAAAAGCAACCCATTGTATCCATAATGTCCTCTTAAGTTGAGTACAAAACTTTTGCTTCAACCACTTATGAGATACAATGACTTACCTATCTTGTGCAAGACCTTCAAGTTCAACACATTTGATAGTCTCTCCTATATTGTGAAATTTTGCAATTCAAATTGCATCCAATCAAGTCTTCCATGATCAGACAAAATAGATTGTCACATCATCACAaagaaaatttaacaaaatctcATCAAACTTATTCTTATCAATATGAACCTTCAACAAGTTGACATACTAACTAAAGTTCTTCTTGCATCAACCTTTGATCATCTTTGTTCCAAGCTGGGAATGCTCAACATATATTCTCAGCTTGAAGGGGATTTCAAAATAGTCACAAAAAATTTATACACACGGTGTCCAAAGAACAATAGTTTCCACCTAACATGGCTTCGTTAGGCTtgaacgttttttttt contains:
- the LOC114175625 gene encoding tRNA-dihydrouridine(20) synthase [NAD(P)+]-like isoform X1, translating into MDYRNKLVLAPMVRVGTLPFRLLAAQYGADITYGEEIIDHKMLKCDRRINELIGCTDFVEKGTDSVVFRTCDEEKDRVVFQIGTSDAVRALTAAQLVCNDVAAIDINMGCPKAFSVSGGMGAALLSKPELIHDILTTLRRNLNTPVTCKIRLLKSPHETVELAKRIEKTGVSALAVHGRKVTDRPRDPAKWNEIADVVSALSIPVIANGDVFEYEDFERIKSATSAASVMVARGALWNASIFSPEGEVSHEDVKREYIRKCILWDNDIKSTKYTVKEMIIHYSCLELAEGKAVTKSESTADLAELYGQKEYYQLVKQGSFYAS